The nucleotide sequence TCAACGGTGCGATCCGCTGGGATCCCCGCGTTGTCGCGGATGAACGGCAGTGAGGAGCAGTCCGACCACTACTCAGGCATGAGTACATCATCGCCTCGTAGCCTGCTCTCTTCCGTCCTACGCCACCTGCTCGTTGCCTTGGTCGCCCACCTGCTTGCCACCTTGGCCACCCACCTGCTCGGATATCCCTGTTCCAGCGAGCTCATCGCGGTCACCATTGACCTCCTCTGGACCGTCATCCGGCACCCGGCTACGAAGCGCCTCGGCACGCGCGTCATCAGCAGGGTCACTCGTAGAGCCGATCCTCCGCGCCACGCCGCGGGACGGCGGCCTCGGCGCCGAGACCGTCGTCGCCGTATGCCAAACCTTCGAGCTGGTCAGGCGTAACGCCGCAGCGGGGCAGGAGCGGCGCCGCCGAACTCGATGATGCCGCGGTACCGCTGAACCTGTGGCTTGAGGAGGACCCAGCCTCGGGGGCGGGCGCCCCGGAGTCCATCGCCATCCTGGCGCACCGAGGCGTGGAGGTGCGCCCCGTGGAGCGTGAGGCGGTCGGCCGGGGCCGGCCGGTGGTCATGACCATGCACCGCGCCAAGGGACTGGAATTCCGCAAGGTGCTGCTCTTCGACGTGTCCGTGGAGGCCATTCCCCGGTCCCTGCGGGAGCAGGAGTACTCCGAGGCCGATCACGACGATGCTCTGCTGCGCGAGCGCTCGCTGCTGTACGCGGCCGCCACGCGCGCCCGCGATCAACTGGTCATCTCCTGGTCCGGCCAGGCCAGTCCCCTGCTGGAAGGCGTGCGCGGGGCGGCGTGAGCGAACGCTCGGCTGCCAACCGGTTCACGGCCATCCGAAGCCACCTGTTCGTCGCCCGTGGGCTGGAGCAGTGCCATGAGCGTGACGGTGCCCAACTCACACGCGCAAACGCATGCGCCGCGGGCACGTTGGTGCCTACAATGGGATCAATCGCCCCCCAGCCAGGCCTATGACTCATCGCAGCCACGCCCAAATGGCTGGGGCCTTTTCTACTCTGGACGGATCAGGTTCAATGCCGAAAACCTGGCTCAGCTTACAAGAACAGGTGGCACAACTTCACTGCCGCGGCCTCATCATTGACGATGACGAGGCCTGCCTCAGGTTCTTATCGCAAGTCAGCTACTACCGCTTCTCCGGATACTTCCGCTACTGGCAACGGTCCCCTGAAACCGGCGACAACAGGTTCGTCAAAGGCGCTAACTTCTCCGCAATTCGGGAGGCCTACGAAACCGAGCAGGCCGTCGCCACACTCGCCTTTGAGGCCATACAAAAGCTTGAGATACTGCTACGAACAACGTTCGCACATCATTACGCTCAGTACACTTCGCCGGAGGGCGCGCTGACCCGCGGCATGGAGCTCACCCAGCCCCCAACCCAAATGAGGAACCGATCGAAGAGCACGTACTTCGCGATCTTGATCGAAGTAAAGAAGCCTACGTCTCTCACTACCGCGACGAGTCGAAGAAGGACCTGCAGGGCAAGTACCCGGCGGAGGCATACGACCACATGCCCGTGTGGGCAGTATCCGAAGCGCTGTCATTCGGAACACTCTCGAGGTGCATCCAGGCATGCAGCGGAACACCGATCCTTGATAATATCGCCTCATCCCTAGGAGTTGCGCGAGCCCCTCTGGCAAACCAAATACGCTCTCTGGCATACCTGCGCAACCGCATCGCACACCACGCCCGCATCTGGAATCACTCAGTTCTCGACGCACCACCACTACCCATGAACATTAAGCGGAGGGCCAAGCAGAAGTACGGCAACTTCGAGCCACGCTCAATATTCACCATCTTCGTGATAATGGATAAACTCCTCACCGAGTCCGAAATCTCCAATACATGGCTGCACGAAGACATCTGGCCTCGCCTTAAAAACAGTCCGCTGACCACAAGGGGACTCCTGACACCAAGAAAATACGGGCAGATGGACTTGACTGTCACCTAGCAGGCACGTTCAACATCAAGACACCCCGACCGCACCACATCAGGAGAATTGCCGTAATACTCATTTTTCACTGAAGTAAACATCGATGCCATCGCTCTGCTTCCACTTTCTCCGCCAGAGCCTCCAAGGTAGAACACCGGGCAGTCCCGAGCAGTCGACACGCTATGAAACGCGTCGTCCGCCCCTGCGGGCCGAGGGGACTTCGACGCGGGCGAAAGGAGGCTCCAGGCATCACGTCAGCTTAATCCCTCGCGCGCGCGACACAGGGCAGCCGTGTAGTCCGCAGCCTCCTGGGTCGTCAGTACCTGATCCACCGGCGCCACCATGATCGCCCTGCCCTGCGACATGGCGTGCACGACGTCCATAAGCACCCGGTGTACCTCCGCCGGTAGACCTACAGTCTTGCCGTCCGGCCCGACGAGCGCGGCCGGTTCCGCAACCTGTCCCAGAAAGCGGGATAGATCCAGCATCGCCTCGAGATCCTCGGGCGGCAGGGTCGCCTGCATCTGCGCATGCTTACGCGGGGCCGAATGAGTACCAGGCACCGGGGCGACGCTACCGTGCTCGCAGATAGTTCCCCAGCCAGATCTCCGGCTCCTCGGAGGCAGCAAAGAAACCCAACGCACCGACATCAGCAAGGCGCGCACGAGACTCGAGATCCTCAGGAGAACAGGAGACTGTGCATGAGCGGGATAGCGGAGCAGGTCGGCGTCGGACGCAAGTCCC is from Actinomyces sp. 432 and encodes:
- a CDS encoding Abi family protein translates to MEEHVLRDLDRSKEAYVSHYRDESKKDLQGKYPAEAYDHMPVWAVSEALSFGTLSRCIQACSGTPILDNIASSLGVARAPLANQIRSLAYLRNRIAHHARIWNHSVLDAPPLPMNIKRRAKQKYGNFEPRSIFTIFVIMDKLLTESEISNTWLHEDIWPRLKNSPLTTRGLLTPRKYGQMDLTVT